The following coding sequences lie in one Cryptococcus gattii WM276 chromosome L, complete sequence genomic window:
- a CDS encoding uncharacterized protein (Similar to TIGR gene model, INSD accession AAW45064.1), with protein MAAPSRSSTTSRAATSTVASSVAPTTSATPTTSAQVSSVVESSAGVTTSDASSAAPTSSSVASTSRPPTSSVESSAGPSSLQPSTDPITSSSTSVGPSTTTSQQSSTSSSVEPSSSTSVQPSSSTSVSSSSSIEPSTSAASTSNTATSTSSYSSGDSTSSSSDATSASKHSTSVVVVTVTDSNGSMRVTSSSIATGAVTDAGKSGSGTNTGAIVGGVIGGVAGLAIILALLWFFCIKRRRNNEEAFDEKTFDPSRAARHSVNDPIDLLSPSVPAVGGAAASGNSTPRVDPFPFQNPSPENPFDSYSHTPMHMPDARDYMGGAYDPYGGMEGGYGVAAAAAGIGAGAAADHYNYGENAYSSSDYPSTQAPVSPTRSSSAALAKQREAASERRTSRTSSGYNVATGSGNGPQEVIGSPTESESGGRRESGYSDGRTSFYQHTDMGSLPDEEEEQLDEIPPK; from the exons ATGGCCGCCCCCTCCCGCTCCTCCACAACCTCGCGCGCCGCCACATCAACTGTAGCCTCCTCTGTTGCCCCTACAACGTCTGCTACGCCTACCACCTCGGCGCAGGTCAGCTCAGTTGTAGAGTCCAGCGCTGGCGTGACCACATCAGACGCCTCCTCGGCTGCACCTACAAGCAGCTCCGTCGCTAGCACTTCTCGTCCTCCCACATCTAGCGTTGAATCGAGTGCTGGCCCTTCATCTCTTCAACCCTCAACAGATCCTATCACATCCTCGTCGACATCTGTGGGACCATCAACTACCACCTCTCAGCAAtcatcaacatcatcttctgtGGAGCCTTCCTCAAGTACATCGGTCCAGCCAAGTTCATCTACATCAGTCAGttcctcatcatcaatcGAACCTTCTACAAGTGCTGCATCTACCTCGAACACTGCAACAAGCACATCGTCTTATTCCTCTGGAGATTCGACTTCAAGCTCTAGCGATGCCACATCTGCCTCAAAGCATTCTACCAGTGTTGT CGTTGTCACCGTGACAGATTCAAACGGGTCCATGCGTGTAACGTCGTCATCGATCGCGACAGGCGCAGTAACGGACGCTGGCAAATCAGGTAGCGGTACCA ACACAGGTGCTATTGTCGGTGGTGTTATCGGTGGCGTTGCTGGTCTCGCCATCATCCTTGCTTTACTGTGGTTCTTCTGTATCAAACGCAGAAGAAATAACGAAGAAGCATTCGATGAAAAGACC TTTGACCCTTCACGAGCTGCTCGCCACTCTGTCAACGATCCCATCGACCTCTTGTCTCCCTCCGTCCCCGCAGTTGGCGGCGCCGCTGCTTCTGGCAATTCAACTCCTCGCGTTGATCCTTTCCCCTTCCAAAACCCTTCTCCCGAAAACCCTTTCGATTCCTACTCTCACACACCCATGCACATGCCTGACGCTCGTGATTACATGGGCGGTGCCTATGATCCGTACGGCGGGATGGAAGGCGGTTATGGCGtagctgctgctgctgccggTATCGGCGCCGGTGCTGCCGCTGATCACTACAACTATGGTGAAAACGCCTACAGCTCTAGCGATTATCCCTCTACCCAAGCTCCCGTGAGCCCCACCCGGTCTTCTTCTGCCGCGTTGGCCAAACAAAGAGAGGCTGCTTCTGAGCGACGAACCAGCAGGACCAGTAGTGGATACAATGTGGCGACTGGCAGTGGTAACGGTCCTCAAGAAGTGATTGGAAGCCCGACGGAGTCAGAGAGTggtgggagaagagagagcGGGTACAGTGATGGGCGTACATCCTTCTATCAGCATACCGATATGGGATCCTTGCctgacgaagaagaggaacagCTAGATGAAATTCCTCCCAAGTGA
- a CDS encoding uncharacterized protein (Similar to TIGR gene model, INSD accession AAW45069.1) — MSGTKDTFDLRAEEDAARRLNVGRVLPSAALSGTNSRAKHSELIGKPFLRQKVEAASKSHGIKFDEEATLYLTGAIESSLRSLINLTRAAQLHRTSSSHLHAPPMSKSSSKSSAEKEGRPMWSLTLRDDPNAVIEALNRRNRDAEQEFRKMRMDRLARDAELQKARERQAAQSQTAEVSPPSPATAAASPAESSSAPSTPAKPLFGAAKETPKGTPSSSSSSSKKKSTTKKPSSRDVSAEVQHKMTNLTAMRSAGMGKKYGWMMGNAPAVSSPLAGKKRKAEGAEGKEKDGEKGKARESPLGQDRPNKKARSIPVPTRRMVAVSSPPPPAPALHVAGSNSNSTPTDKAELQKVSDDKALTMVDLVFALEHGGLGQAGGLGMGSVSGDVLQSIWARGGPWSESEGKKQ; from the exons ATGTCCGGCACCAAAGACACCTTTGATCTCCGC gcagaagaagacgcAGCTCGCCGCCTCAATGTCGGCCGTGTTCTTCCCTCCGCCGCCCTCTCCGGCACAAACTCTCGCGCAAAACACTCTGAGCTCATCGGCAAACCATTCCTTAGGCAAAAAGTCGAAGCAGCGT CAAAGAGCCATGGAATCAAGTTTGACGAAGAGGCCACTCTCTACCTCACAGGTGCCATCGAATCGTCCCTTCGCTCCCTAATCAACCTCACACGCGCGGCCCAGCTCCACCGTACATCGTCTTCCCATCTGCACGCGCCTCCCATGTCCAAAAGTTCATCCAAATCATCTGCGGAGAAAGAAGGCAGGCCCATGTGGTCACTCACACTCCGTGACGATCCCAACGCCGTCATTGAAGCGCTCAATCGCCGGAACCGTGATGCAGAACAAGAATTCCGAAAGATGAGAATGGACCGTCTTGCACGAGATGCAGAGCTTCAAAAGGCCAGGGAGCGTCAAGCTGCTCAGTCACAAACCGCTGAAGTGTCGCCGCCTTCCCCTGCAACCGCTGCCGCCTCTCCGGCCGAGTCTTCGTCCGCCCCGTCAACACCGGCCAAACCTCTTTTTGGAGCTGCCAAAGAGACACCCAAAGGCACtccctcatcttcttcttcgtcatcaAAGAAAAAGTCTACAACGAAGAAACCTTCATCCCGAGACGTATCGGCTGAAGTACAACACAAGATGACCAACTTGACTGCTATGCGTAGTGCCGGTATGGGCAAAAAGTatggatggatgatggGCAACGCTCCTGCTGTCAGCTCTCCATTGGCAGGGAAGAAGCGGAAAGCTGAAGGCGCAGAGGGTAAAGAAAAGGATGGCGAAAAAGGCAAGGCAAGAGAAAGCCCATTAGGACAGGACAGGCCAAACAAGAAAGCCCGCTCGATTCCTGTGCCAACTCGTCGAATGGTAGCTGTGTCCTCCCCTCCCCCACCCGCTCCAGCCCTTCATGTGGCTGGCAGCAACTCAAATAGTACACCGACAGATAAGGCTGAGCTTCAGAAAGTCTCTGACGATAAAGCTTTGACGATGGTAGACCTTGTCTTTGCGCTTGAGCACGGTGGATTGGGACAGGCTGGTGGATTAGGGATGGGAAGTGTATCGGGAGACGTGTTGCAAAGTATCTGGGCCAGAGGTGGGCCTTGGTCAGAAAGCGAGGGAAAAAAGCAATAA
- a CDS encoding 60S ribosomal protein L8 (L7A) (L4) (Similar to TIGR gene model, INSD accession AAW45071.1), which translates to MAPKGKKPAPAPFGTKKAGKKVQNPLFEKRSKTFGIGGDLPPKRDLTRFVKWPEYVRLQRQKVILHQRLKVPPAIAQFSNTLDKNTATQLFQLLNKYKPESTQEKKARLLAEAEKREKEGDKATTADSKKPIFAKYGLNHVVALVEAKKAQLVVIADDVDPIELVVFLPALCRKMGVPYVIVKGKARLGLVTGKKTAATVAVTEVRSEDQQALATLVSAAKANFLEKYEDSRRHWGGGVRGNKSINKLKKRAKALGQDAKKIDLSL; encoded by the exons ATG GCCCCCAAAGGAAAGAAGCCCGCTCCCGCTCCCT TCGGCACCAAGAAGGCTGGTAAGAAGGTCCAGAACCCTCTCTTCGAGAAGAGGTCCAAGACCTTTGGTATCG GTGGCGACCTTCCTCCCAAGAGGGACCTCACTCGATTTGTCAAGTGGCCCGAGTACGTTCGTCTCCAGAGGCAGAAGGTCATCCTCCACCAGCGATTGAAG GTCCCCCCTGCCATCGCCCAGTTCTCCAACACCCTTGACAAGAACACCGCCACTCAGCTCTTCCAGCTCCTCAACAAGTACAAGCCCGAATCTACCcaggagaagaaggctcGTCTCCTTGCTGAGGCCGAGAAGcgagagaaggagggtgACAAGGCCACCACTGCCGACTCCAAGAAGCCCATCTTCGCCAAGTACGGTCTTAACCACGTTGTTGCCCTCGTCGAGGCCAAGAAGGCTCAGCTCGTTGTCATTGCCGACGACGTTGACCCCATTGAGCTCGTTGTCTTCCTCCCCGCTCTCTGCAGGAAGATGGGTGTCCCTTACGTTATCGTGAAGGGCAAGGCCAGGCTCGGTTTGGTCACCGGCAAGAAGACTGCCGCCACTGTTGCCGTCACCGAGGTCAGGTCCGAGGACCAGCAGGCTCTTGCTACCCTCGTCTCTGCCGCCAAGGCCAACTTCCTCGAGAAGTACGAGGACTCTAGGCGACACTGGGGTGGTGGTGTCCGAGGCAACAAGTC TATCAACAAGCTCAAGAAGAGGGCTAAGGCACTCGGTCAGGATGCCAAGAAGATTGACCTTTCTCTCTAA
- a CDS encoding Chromatin remodelling complex ATPase chain, putative (Similar to TIGR gene model, INSD accession AAW45068.1) yields the protein MNPLLAASSAANPNNTSADDDKLSDYVPNSRDLSVSRAPSAGASEDAGHLNTAPQTPEPEEEEEEELPEDELNEEELMDGKKITPSAAKRAAQASAKKAQTAERKAQHAEIGKKRSAIEQARFADSMKRFNYLLGQTELFQHFIDLKRQREPEFAQMLDEQIAKQAAKGKKKANDNRHRKSEKEEDEELLKDEEEDEPFVFEESPPYVKGGKMRDYQVQGLNWMVSLHHNGINGILADEMGLGKTLQTISFIGYLKFHQGIPGPHLIIVPKSTLDNWAREVAKWVPGFNVVVLQGTKEERAELIARRILTQDFDVLITSYEMCLREKSTLKRFSWEYIIIDEAHRIKNVDSLLSQIIRTFVSRGRLLITGTPLQNNLQELWALLNFILPDVFSSSEDFDAWFKTKDEADPDAVVKQLHKVLRPFLLRRVKADVEHSLLPKKEINLYVGMTEMQRKWYKSLLEKDIDAVNGMTGKKEGKTRLLNIVMQLRKCCNHPYLFDGAEPGPPFTTDQHLVDNAGKMLILDKLLKSMKAKGSRVLIFSQMSRMLDILEDYCQFRGHQYCRIDGSTAHEDRIAAIDEYNAPGSEKFVFLLTTRAGGLGINLVTADIVVLFDSDWNPQADLQAMDRAHRIGQTKQVYVFRFITQDAVEERILERATQKLKLDQLVIQEGRAQQNAKVAQNKDDLLDMIQHGAEKIINNKESMLIDDDIDEIIRRGEEKTKEINSKYAGLDLDALNNFKSESLVNTWEGEDYGNRQQKRPLLWIEPSKRERKTNYSVDQYYRDSLKTGGPKADKPKVARAPKQVVVNDFQFYPPRLAELQNKETDWHRKSINYQVPVREPEEGETLEQVEAEQKEEQERIDNAVPLSEEEIAEKETLVGEGFHDWQRRHFQSFIRALEKYGRDDMEKVVTDVADRTEDEVREYAAVFFERYKELKDWERIMDRIRAGEEKIKEQQDRIDALHRKIKATRFPLQELKIVYGQNKGKAYSDEEDRFLLVRMHHHGIDRDDCYELIKRDIGEWPLFRFDWFFKSRTPDELRRRAQTLLLCIMKEDDKVEDEKKPIKGKKRPIDELKSGPGSRDTTPSAVGSKGNKKKKV from the exons ATG AACCCCCTATTAGCAGCCTCCAGCGCCGCAAACCCCAACAATACTTCCGCGGACGATGACAAGCTGTCAGACTATGTTCCCAACTCGCGCGATCTAAGCGTTTCTCGCGCT CCTTCAGCTGGAGCTTCCGAAGATGCAGGTCATCTTAATACCGCGCCACAAACACCTGAACccgaggaggaagaagaggaagagctTCCCGAGGATGAATTGAACGAGGAGGAATTAATGGATGGAAAG AAGATTACACCTTCTGCTGCCAAGCGTGCCGCCCAGGCCAGTGCGAAAAAGGCCCAAACAGCAGAAAGAAAAGCTCAGCATGCGGAAATTGGTAAGAAGCGGAGTGCCATTGAGCAAGCAAGG TTTGCGGACTCTATGAAGAGATTCAACTACCTTCTTGGACAAACCGAGCTTTTCCAACACTTTATTGATCTCAAG CGTCAACGAGAGCCCGAGTTTGCGCAAATGCTAGATGAGCAGATTGCCAAACAAGCCGCTAAGGGTAAAAAGAAGGCAAA CGATAACCGACATCGCAAGTctgaaaaggaagaagatgaggaacTTTTaaaggatgaagaagaggatgaacCGTTCGTGTTTGAGGAGAGTCCACCAT ATGTCAAGGGTGGCAAGATGCGAGATTACCAAGTTCAAGGTCTGAACTGGATGGTCTCTCTGCACCACAACGGTATCAATGGTATCCTTGCAGATGAAATG GGTCTCGGTAAAACTTTGCAAACTATCTCCTTCATCGGATATCTCAAATTCCACCAAGGTATCCCCGGACCTCACCTCATCATTGTCCCCAAATCTACACTCGACAACtgggccagagaagttGCCAAATGGGTCCCAGGATTCAACGTTGTTGTGCTTCAAGGTACCAAGGAAGAACGAGCTGAACTTATTGCAAGGCGTATCCTTACGCAAGACTTTGACGTTCTCATCACTTCATATGAAATGTGTCTCCGAGAAAAATCTACTCTCAAGCGATTTAGCTGGGAGTATATCATCATTGACGAAGCTCATCGTATCAAGAATGTCGACTCGCTTCTTTCTCAAATTATTAGGACGTTTGTCAGTCGTGGAAGGTTATTAATCACTGGAACACCACTGCAAAACAACTTGCAAGAGCTGTGGGCCTTGTTAAACTTTATCTTGCCCGACGTCTTCTCATCCAG TGAGGACTTTGATGCTTGGTTCAAGACCAAGGACGAAGCCGATCCCGATGCCGTTGTCAAGCAACTCCACAAAGTCCTCCGACCCTTCTTGCTTCGACGAGTCAAAGCCGATGTCGAGCACTCTCTCTTACCAAAGAAGGAGATTAATCTTTATGTCGGTATGACTGAGATGCAGAGGAAATGGTACAAGAGTCTTTTGGAGAAGGATATCGATGCTGTCAACGGTATGACTGGTAAAAAGGAAGGCAAGACGAGGTTGCTCAATATTGTTATGCAACTCCGAAAATGTTGTAACCACCCCTACC TCTTTGATGGCGCCGAGCCCGGACCGCCGTTCACCACTGATCAGCATCTTGTTGACAACGCCGGTAAAATGCTCATTCTTGACAAGCTTTTGAAATCCATGAAAGCAAAGGGTTCTCGCGTCCTCATCTTTTCTCAAATGAGTAGAATGTTGGACATCTTGGAGGATTACTGTCAATTCCGTGGACACC AATACTGCCGTATTGATGGTAGTACCGCTCATGAGGACCGAATCGCTGCGATTGACGAATACAACGCCCCGGGGAGCGAGAAATTCGTATTCCTCCTTACTACTCGAGCTGGTGGTTTGGGTATCAACCTTGTTACTGCCGATATTGTCGTTCTCTTTGATTCAGACTG GAATCCTCAAGCTGATTTGCAAGCTATGGACCGAGCTCACCGTATCGGTCAGACCAAGCAAGTCTACGTCTTTAGGTTCATCACGCAGGATGCTGTGGAAGAACGTATTCTTGAACGAGCGACGCAAAAGCTCAAGCTGGATCAGCTTGTTATTCAGGAGGGCAGAGCACAGCAAAATGCTAAAG TGGCCCAGAACAAGGATGATTTGCTTGACATGATTCAGCACGGCGCGGAAAAGATTATCAACAACAAGGAAAG CATGTTGATTGATGACGATATCGATGAAATTATTCGAcgaggagaggaaaagacAAAGGAGATTAACAGCAAATATGCCGGCCTTGACCTTGATGCTTTGAACAACTTCAAGTCTGAAAGTCTAGTAAACACCTGGGAAGGTGAGGACTATGGTAACAGG CAACAAAAACGTCCCCTTCTTTGGATTGAGCCCTCCAAACGAGAGCGAAAGACGAATTACTCTGTGGACCAATACTACCGAGACTCTCTCAAGACCGGAGGGCCCAAAGCGGACAAGCCCAAGGTCGCTCGTGCTCCCAAGCAGGTTGTCGTCAATGACTTCCAGTTCTACCCTCCTCGTCTTGCAGAACTACAGAACAAGGAAACTGACTGGCACAGGAAGAGTATCAACTACCAAGTGCCTGTGAGGGAGCctgaagaaggagagacACTAGAGCAGGTGGAAGCTGAGCAAAAGGAGGAACAAGAAAGGATCGACAATGCTGTTCCCCTttcggaagaagaaattgcagaaaaggaaactcttgttggtgaaggcTTCCATGATTGGCAGCGAAGACATTTCCAGTCTTTCATCAGAGCATTGGAGAAGTACGGGCGAGATGATATGGAAAAGGTCGTGACCGATGTCGCGGACCGAACAGAGGATGAGGTCAGGGAGTATGCCGCTGTCTTCTTCGAAAGATATAAGGAGCTCAAGG ATTGGGAGAGGATCATGGACCGTATCCGAGCAGGTGAAGAGAAGATCAAGGAACAGCAAGACCGTATCGATGCTCTCCATCGCAAGATCAAAGCCACCCGCTTCCCTCTCCAAGAACTCAAGATTGTCTATGGGCAAAATAAAGGCAAGGCTTATAGCGACGAAGAAGACCGATTCTTGCTTGTGAGAATGCATCACCACGGTATCGATAGGGACGATTGTTACGAATTGATCAAGCGAGATATTGGGGAGTGGCCGCTTTTCAG ATTTGACTGGTTCTTCAAGAGTCGAACTCCGGATGAGCTCAGGCGAAGGGCTCAAACTTTGTTGTTATGTATCatgaaggaagatgataaGGTTGAGGATGAAAAGAAGCCTATCAAGGGCAAG AAACGTCCCATTGACGAACTTAAATCTGGTCCGGGCTCAAGAGACACCACACCAAGTGCAGTTGGATCAAAGGgaaacaagaagaagaaggtgtAG
- a CDS encoding cytochrome b5, putative (Similar to TIGR gene model, INSD accession AAW45070.1), which produces MAAPASPVAADAARTADPSAYSGESTQEKKLLYTFETLAQHNTREELWMLLHDKVYDVTAFMDEHPGGDEVLLEEAGRDATEAFEDVGHSDEARDMLKKMYLGEFQGEKKGKAKKGSSSTGTSSSSSSGFPTWTIPLALFVAFLAWRLLFA; this is translated from the exons ATGGCTGCCCCCGCTTCCCCCGTCGCCGCCGATGCCGCCAGGACCGCTGACCCCTCCGCCTACTCTGGCGAATCCACGCAGGAGAAAAAGCTGCTCTACACATTCGAGACCCTTGCTCAGCACAACACAAGGGAGGAGCTCTGGATGCTGCTGCATGACAAGGTCTATGACGTTACTGCTTTCATGGACGAG CATCCCGGTGGTGATGAAGTTTTgcttgaagaagctg GACGGGACGCAACAGAGGCCTTTGAGGATGTCGGACACTCTGATGAGGCGAGGGATatgttgaagaagatgtaTTTGGGAGAGTTCCAGGGAGAG aagaagggcaaggcGAAGAAGGGTTCAAGCAGTACCGGCACTTCCagctcatcatcttctgg TTTCCCCACTTGGACAATCCCTCTCGCCTTGTTCGTCGCATTCCTTGCTTGGCGTCTCCTTTTCGCCTAA
- a CDS encoding uncharacterized protein (Similar to TIGR gene model, INSD accession AAW45072.1), translating into MYLANISISSLNKSETSKSSSRSREGRTLPSPESRRLLSSLPTPPLPPPSLRLPRLPPTSPSSRSDAPSTFTPLFSTTLRRLRSSSRACPLDSRLRRLVLSLPRSNLDRL; encoded by the exons ATG TACTTGGCTAACATTTCTATCTCTAGCCTCAACAAGTCCGAGACATCAAAAAGTTCCTCGAGATCGCGCGAAGGAAGGACGCTACCC TCGCCCGAATCAAGAAGACTGCTATCAAGCCTGCCCACACCACCACTGCCTCCTCCAAGTCTAAGGCTGCCAAGGCTCCCACCCACGTCACCAAGTTCAAGGTCCGATGCTCCAAGTACCTTTACACCCTTGTTCTCGACGACGCTGAGAAGGCTGAGAAGCTCAAGCAGAGCTTGCCCCCTG GACTCAAGGTTGAGGAGGTTGGTGCTAAGCCTGCCAAGAAGTAATTTGGATAGACTTTAG
- a CDS encoding uncharacterized protein (Similar to SGTC gene model, INSD accession EAL17684.1), with amino-acid sequence MPSDRTTPSMFSLSQDLVRSLIPSITESSNTRLFDHLSSKITSQIKADKYGGTRKEWNEVSRSIMGLSEAGRIRVQEDLAEGLERNLSSLHRHRQQGKNMWEEDVPIKMDNLPQHVNFLLNLAEKPTYQTLAFAYDYIHRSAPIGPTPEQLLYQQIMEEDPFDPGEVWDEEVRHGWTDSDTDGMSDLSAQSPLEDDLATPSDLARHIRLEAKEQEERARREEAEVKGKALQELAKRLKNGYWKEQPEVEIMRKGLYGWKEMTTDTSAAAVAKSFFPASFSKNSSVINASQLQRELIFALSGRPGILFIFDEEADCEIISSHPHVRTFSSGALEDILMTIRSYAGQASKLRLFVQKTLQSPVPADPAGQMHATSKTAEAFAEATREVLEQYDTWLSNLEASFTLGSRHGQSSSSVTGVPASTTPLLLIHELEQAHAPILRYVSEFVPYAHSPTLLLNLIYSATVNTRQTGRTFHIASSLFKLFYRSAEPMWSMLGIWLQQGMPVPLSLTQPEQMAFSSISLDDGERELDAEFFIKRDRDVSWADEDFWECGFVVRDEGWPMWMGDEMGTMIMEAGKAQGLLRSLMGSVNTGIVKEWSPLFGILVRPMDEFASPVPLGEMDIVEQVVGYLQPLCQLVHFHLRRVLDEECGLLQHLEAIEGIMLLRGFEVIAEWTEGLFKKIVSGEPWSDFQLLTSSIRTVAEARQAFWMNPNALRIRTTKPQGVYLGPRALGGIHADYLIFTETSIAIRSEVFTFLLQLSMGRWILARTKRTDKEMMAYSLSNDRRQELRGLWCMRGKLIWFLDSVYSWLTGRVIEDQIASFRVKLEELTSLGLMINLELEHARKLRKYCFLNPASSDLLEAIFGILDIACTLSDSFCSFKAQPTPDKTPQFVTKRRRRVPRPQKDLSSDEEIEKMVERPSDPMEERRKFPGEKANLKEMERGLQCCVSVIKHGVEKLGMERDGELWAELGIALEEWREV; translated from the exons ATGCCGTCCGACAGAACCACACCATCCATGTTCAGCCTCTCGCAAGACCTCGTTCGTTCCCTTATTCCGTCCATCACTGAATCCTCAAACACCCGACTCTTCGACCACCTATCATCCAAAATTACGTCCCAGATAAAGGCGGACAAGTATGGAGGTACAAGGAAGGAATGGAATGAAGTTTCTCGGTCTATCATGGGTCTCTCAGAAGCAGGAAGAATAAGGGTGCAAGAAGATCTCGCGGAAGGGCTGGAAAGGAATCTCTCGAGCTTGCACAGGCATAGGCAACAAGGTAAAAATATGTGGGAAGAGGATGTGCCCATAAAGATGGATAACTTGCCCCAACATGTTAATTTCCTC CTGAACCTCGCCGAGAAACCGACGTATCAAACGCTTGCCTTCGCCTATGACTATATTCATCGGTCTGCACCAATAGGTCCGACGCCAGAGCAGCTGCTATATCAACAGATTATGGAAGAAGATCCCTTTGATCCAGGAGAGGTatgggatgaagaagtcAGGCATGGCTGGACAGACTCAGATACGGATGGCATGTCTGATTTATCCGCTCAAAGCCCGTTAGAAGATGACTTAGCGACGCCCAGTGATCTCGCAAGGCATATACGGCTGGAAGCTaaggaacaggaagagagggcaaggagagaggaggcAGAAGTCAAGGGAAAAGCGCTACAAGAGCTGGCGAAGAGGCTCAAAAATGGCTACTGGAAGGAGCAACCAGAAGTTGAAATCATGCGGAAGGGCTTATATGGTTGGAAGGAAATGACCACAG ACACAAGTGCTGCTGCCGTAGCTAAAAGCTTCTTTCCAGCTTCGTTCTCAAAAAATAGCTCA GTCATAAACGCCAGTCAGCTTCAACGAGAATTAATCTTCGCCCTTTCTGGACGGCCTGGTATATTGTTCATTTTTGATGAGGAGGCAGACTGTGAG ATCATATCCAGTCATCCGCATGTTAGGACATTCTCTTCAGGTGCTCTGGAAGACATTCTCATGACTATCCGCTCGTACGCTGGCCAAGCATCAAAGCTCCGACTCTTCGTCCAGAAAACCCTTCAATCTCCAGTACCTGCGGACCCAGCTGGACAAATGCATGCCACCAGTAAGACTGCAGAGGCCTTTGCGGAAGCTACACGCGAAGTACTAGAACAATATGATACCTGGCTATCCAACCTTGAAGCGAGTTTCACCCTGGGGTCCCGACATGGTCAATCTTCGTCCTCTGTCACAGGCGTTCCAGCTTCAACAACTCCTCTGCTCCTCATTCATGAATTAGAACAAGCGCACGCTCCAATACTACGATATGTGTCAGAGTTTGTACCGTATGCCCATTCTCCTACCCTTCTTTTGAATCTCATCTATTCGGCAACTGTCAATACGCGCCAAACAGGACGTACTTTTCATATCGCTTCGTCCCTATTCAAACTCTTTTATCGATCGGCCGAGCCCATGTGGAGCATGCTGGGTATTTGGCTCCAGCAAGGGATGCCAGTGCCGCTTTCCCTCACACAACCCGAGCAAATGGCATTCTCCTCCATTTCATTAGATGATGGGGAACGAGAACTTGATGCGGAGTTTTTCATCAAGCGTGATAGGGATGTCTCATGGGCTGATGAGGATTTTTGGGAATGTGGATTCGTTGTTAGGGATGAAGGATGGCCTATGTGGATGGGGGACGAAATGGGAACCATGATCATGGAAGCGGGAAAAGCACAAGGCTTATTAAGAAGTCTTATGGGAAGCGTCAACACCGGGATCGTGAAGGAGTGGTCCCCATTATTTGGCATCTTGGTGAGACCGATGGACGAATTCGCCTCCCCTGTTCCGCTGGGTGAAATGGACATCGTAGAGCAGGTTGTAGGCTATTTACAGCCATTATGTCAGTTGGTTCATTTCCATCTTCGACGGGTGCTTGACGAAGAATGCGGATTATTACAGCATCTGGAAGCAATTGAGGGAATAATGCTACTAAGAGGATTTGAGGTCATTGCCGAGTGGACAGAAGGGCTATTCAAAAAG ATTGTTAGCGGTGAACCTTGGTCTGATTTTCAGCTATTGACAAGTTCCATCCGGACCGTGGCTGAGGCAAGGCAAGCTTTCTGGATGAACCCCAATGCTTTACGGATTAGAACAACAAAGCCACAAGGAGTGTACCTTGGTCCACGAGCTTTGGGAGGTATTCATGCCGACTATCTG ATCTTTACGGAAACTTCGATTGCTATAAGGTCGGAGGTCTTCACGTTTTTGTTGCAACTATCGATGGGTAGATGGATCCTTGCAAGGACGAAACGAACAGACAAAGAGATGATGGCATATTCTTTGTCAAATGATCGAAGACAAGAATTGAGGGGATTGTGGTGCATGAGGGGAAAGCTTATCTGGTTCCTCGA CTCGGTCTACTCTTGGCTGACTGGAAGAGTCATCGAGGACCAAATAGCATCATTTAGGGTCAAACTAGAAGAGTTGACGTCTTTAGGATTGATGATCAACCTGGAATTAGAACA TGCAAGGAAACTGAGAAAATACTGTTTCCTCAACCCAGCCTCCTCGGACCTACTGGAGGCAATCTTTGGCATTCTCGATATTGCTTGTACACTGTCAGATAGTTTTTGCTCGTTTAAAGCCCAGCCAACACCCGACAAAACTCCTCAATTTGTTACCAAACGAAGACGCAGAGTACCTCGACCACAGAAGGATTTGTCGTCAGATGAAGAGATCGAGAAGATGGTTGAAAGACCATCAGACCCTATGGAGGAACGCAGAAAATTCCCAGGTGAGAAGGCAAACTTGAAAGAAATGGAGAGGGGACTGCAGTGTTGCGTCAGTGTGATAAAACATGGAGTAGAGAAACTGGGTATGGAACGTGATGGAGAGCTTTGGGCCGAGTTGGGTATTGCTCTTGAAGAATGGCGTGAAGTATAA